The sequence CACGCCCGAAAAACTCTCGTCTTCGTTTGCCGAGGTTGCGAAATCCGTCGAATCCGCCGTTGTCAATATCGACACGCGCTCGAAAAGCTCGGAGATCGGGATCAAGGACAATAGCGGCGGAAAGGCGGATGGGATCGACGAAATGCTGCGCCGCCAGGAGCGTCGGCAGTCGGTCGCGGTCGGCAGCGGCTTCATCTTCGACAAATCGGGCTTTATCGTCACGAACTCGCACGTCGTCGAAGACGCTGCAAGGATCTTCGTACAGCTTCCGGGCGGCGAGGAGTTCGTCGCAACACTCGTCGGGATCGATGAGGAAACGGATCTTGCGGTGCTCAAGATCGATGCCGGCCGCGAACTTCCGGTACTCAGATTCGCTGATTCCGAAACATCACGCGTCGGCGATTGGGTGCTTGCCTTCGGTTCGCCGTTCGGGCTCGCGAACACGGTCACGGCCGGCATAATCTCGCAGGTAAAACGCGAAACGCCGGGGACTCCGCTCCGGCCGTTCCAAAAATTCATACAGACGGACGCCGCCATAAATCGCGGAAACTCGGGCGGGCCGCTCGTCAATATGAACGGCGAGGTAATCGGAATCAATTCGCAGATCGCAACATCGACCGGCGACAGCAACGGAATCGGCTTTGCGCTTCCGTCCAACGAGGCGGCGCGGGTTTTGCGGCAGATCGTCGAGTACGGAAAGGTCCGACGCGGGTATTTGGGCGTCAATATGGACTCGGTAAAAGCCGAGTTCGCAAAGGTTTACGGTTTGGACGAAGCGCGTGGAGCGGTGATCACGAACATTTCGGACAAGCGAAGCGCGGCGGCTGTCGCCGGACTTCTTGCGGGCGACATCATTCTCGAGGTTGACGGCAAAAGGATCGCGGACGCACAGGATCTGATCGAAAAGGTCGCCGCGAGCGCGCCTGACCAAACCGTCGAGATGACGATCATTCGCGAGGCCGGAGCTAAGCTTGAACGGATGTCGCTTCCGGTGAAACTCGGTGAACGTCCGACAGTTACGAAGCAACTGCCAAATAGCGAGCGTCGCGTCCTACCGGTCGATGGCCGGACGGAACCGTTGAACCCGTTCGGACTGACGATGTCCGAACTGACGCCGACGATCGCCGCGGCATACAAGATCGAAGGGCAGAAGGGCGTTGTTGTCAAAACGATCAGCCCGACGAGTTTCATTGCCGATGTTCGCGCCGCGAACGGAGACGATGCGTTGCGTGAAGGAGACGTCATCGTTCGCGTCAACCGCGTTCCGGTCACTGATCTGAAGACGTTCAATGATGTCGCCGGCAAATTGAAAAAGGGCGATGCCGTGGTCCTGAATGTGCTCAGCGTCAACGCCGCGCGCGTTTCGGTTCCGAAGATCGTTCAGTTTACGGTCCGCTGATTTGTCGGGCGAATGTCATTTGACGATTAACAATTTAGAATCAACGATTTACAATTCACAAAGTTATGTCCAAAACAAAAGAATCGAAAAAGAAAACTACCAAAACACCGACCTACCACAACTACATCGCCGGCGAATGGGTGAAATCGTCGTCGGGCGAATGGTTTGAAAATTTGAATCCGGCCGATACGACCGATGTCGTCGGTCGTTTTCCGAAATCGAACGCGGAAGACGTAAACCGCGCCGTCGATGCCGCGAAATCGGCCGCCACGCGCTGGCGCCGGACTCCGGCCCCGAAACGCGCCGAGATCCTTTTCCGGCTCGGCGAGATTCTGCGCGAGAACAAGGACGAATTCACGCGCCAGATGACGCGCGAGATGGGCAAGGTTTTGAAAGAAGCCGGCGGCGATGTTCAGGAAGCGATCGACTGCACTTATTACACGGCCGGCGAAGGCCGCCGTCTTCACGGATTCACGACGCCGGCCGAAATGCCGAACAAATTCGCGATGTGCGTCCGCCAGCCGGTCGGCGTCTGCGGTCTGATCACGCCCTTCAACTTCCCGATGGCGATCCCGTCGTGGAAACTGATCCCGGCGCTCGTGTGCGGCAACACGGTCGTCATCAAATCGGGCGAAGACGTGCCGCTTTCGACGATAAATCTCGTCAAGGCGTGCGAAGAGGCCGGAATTCCGAAAGGTGTCGTCAACGTCGTCAACGGTTTCGGCGATGCCGGCGCGGCGCTTGTGAGACATCACGACGTGCGCTTGATCTCGTTTACGGGTTCGACCGATACCGGCCGCATCATCGCCGAAAAATGCGCCGCCGACAACAAGATCGTCTCGCTCGAAATGGGCGGCAAGAACGCGATAATCGTGATGGACGACGCCGATATCGACAACGCGGTCGACGGCTCGCTGTGGGGCGCGTTCGGAACCAGCGGCCAGCGTTGCACCGCTTCGTCGCGGCTCGTCGTGCACAAGAAAATCTACAAGAAATTCTGCGAAAAACTCGTCGAACGCGTCAAGAAACTCAAGGTAGGCAACGGACTAGATCCGAAAACCGAGGTCGGACCTGTGATCAATCAAAAGCAGATGGAAAAGATCCTCGGCTACATCGAGATCGGCCAAAAGGAAGACAAGGCGACGCTCGCGGTCGGTGGAAGCCGTCTGACGAAGGGCGACTATAAGAACGGCTGGTTTATCGAGCCGACGGTCTTCACGAACGTCGACCGCAATCATCGCGTCGGCCAGGAAGAGATCTTCGGGCCGGTGACGTCGGTCATTCCGTTCTCGACTCTCGAAGAGGCGATCGACATCGTCAACGACGTCAAATACGGACTTTCGTCGGCGATCTACACGCAGGACGTCAACCAGGCGTTTTACGCGATGCAGGAACTCTACACGGGCATTTGTTACGTCAACTCGGCGACCATCGGCGCGGAAGTCCACCTCCCGTTCGGCGGGACGAAGGGAACCGGCAACGGCCATCGCGAAGCGGGAACCCAGGTGCTCGACATTTTCAGCGAATGGAAGGCGCTGTACATCGATTACTCGGGCAAACTGCAGAAAGCGCAGATCGACGAGGTTGAGATCTGACGGACCGCGGGCAACGGAGCGCGGGCATCCTGCCCGCCCGCGCAGCAAAAGCCGAGCTTGAATTAAAGGGAACGCGCGGGCAGAGATGCCCGCGCTCCGTTCGCCAAAATATTCGCTGATGCCTTTTTCTTATTCCGCAAAACAACGTAAAATCGACCAACATAGGCATTACTTATCACAACATAACTCTGGAGAATTTTTTGCACAATGAAAATCGGATTACCTAAAGAGATCAAAGACAACGAGTATCGGGTTGGTTTGACCCCGGCGGGCGTGAATGCGCTGACGAATTCGGGGCATGAGGTTTTTGTCCAAAGAACGGCCGGACAGGGGTCGGGTTTTAGCGACGAGAATTACGTCAACGCCGGCGGGATCTTGCTCGATACAGCGGACGAAGTTTGGGCGACTGGCGATATGATCGTCAAGGTCAAGGAACCGATCGCGCCGGAGTATCCGCGGATGCGCGAAGATCAGGTTCTGTTCACATATTTACACCTGGCGCCGGAATTCGAACTCACGAAGCAGATGATGAACCGCAAGGTCACGGGGGTCGCGTACGAAACGATCACCGACAAACTGGGCCGTCTGCCGCTGCTGACGCCGATGTCGGAGGTGGCGGGCCGGATGTCGGTTCAGGTCGGCGCGACATACCTTGAAAAAATGAACGGCGGACGCGGAATTCTGCTTGGCGGCGTCCCGGGAGTGCCGGCGGCGAACGTTGTCATCATCGGCGGCGGCGTGGTCGGGACCGAGGCCGCGAAAATGGCCGTTGGACTTGGCGCGCACGTGACGATCATCGACATCAATCTCGATCGCCTGCGTCAACTCGATGACATTTTTCTTTCGAAGGTTCAAACCCTTGCCTCGTCGCGTTATGCGATCCGCGAAGCGATCTCGCACGCCGATCTCGTCATCGGCGGCGTTCTCGTCGTCGGCGCCGCGGCCCCGAAACTCGTCACGCGCGATATGCTGAAGGACATTCCGAACGGCGCTGTTTTGGTCGATGTCGCCGTCGATCAGGGCGGCTGTTTCGAAACGACGCACGCGACGACGCACTCGAATCCGACTTTTTACGAGGAAGGCGTGCTTCATTACTGCGTTGCGAATATGCCGGGCGCGGTTCCGCGAACCTCGACCTTTGCACTCACGAACGCGACGCTGCCGTACGCGCTCGCGCTCGCCAACAAAGGCTTCGCACAAGCAATCGCCGACGATGCCGGACTCAAGGAAGGCGTCAACACCTTCGCCGGAAAATGTACATACGAAGCGGTCGCGACTTCGCAGAACATTGAATACACGCCGCTCGATGATCTGCTCGGATAGTTTTTGAGAGATTGCCGCTTTTTGAAGCGCCGATTTTTCGGGAGCGAAACGAATCACGAATAAAAAACACCACGTGGGACGAAAGCCCTACGTGGTGTTTCCGCTCATCCCGGATTACGCGAAAGAGAATGCCGCCCGCGAATTCTCGCAAATGAACCGTCGCCGGGAGTTACGGTGCTGGCGGCAAACCTGGCGCGTGGTTTCGCGCAAAGATCGCTAAATCCGCAAAGAATTCAGCACTGCGACGAATTCGAAAACAAATTTGACTTCGCTTTTTCGACGGCATTGGAATCAATCGATCTTCTCATTGCCGATCAGTCGCTCAAGTGTTCGCAGCAAGGTCTCTTGCAAATTCGTGTCTTTCGTCAGAAAAGCGTCGGAAAACCGGCCGTCATTCGCGTTTTCTTCGAGCCCACTGAGGATCACGCAAGGTAGCGGACGAGATTCCGGCCTCGCTTGGATCAAGCGGCATAACTCGTATCCGGACAGATTCGGCATAATCGCATCCGCGACGACGGCATCGAAAACGTTCTTGTTAATGAGTTCCATCGCGACCAGGCCGTCTTCCGCCAGATCAACGGCGTAGCCCGCCTTTGTTAAAATGATCGCGATGAACCTGCGCATCGAAGAATCGTCTTCCGCAAGCAGAATGCGCTTTTTATTACTGGTCGCCATAGACACACCGAGCCCCTCCAAACATTGGAAACAAATGTCTTTGGGGATAGACGAACGATCGTGAGGGTTGATTTAGCTTAAATAACTTGCCAAGCTTTTGTCAATCAACATAAACTTGACGTTTCCTTATGTACGAATTTGCCGTTACACCGGCCGTTACACAAGTCAGACGCGCCGGCGTGATCATTACGGATGTCGCTCCGGACTCTCTCGGCGTCGAGCTCGGACTTGAAAGCGGTGACCGCATCGTCAAGGTGAACGGGCGTTCGATCCGCGATTATCTCGATTTTCGATTCCAGACGTCTGGTGAGACCGAACTCGAATTCACCGTCAAGAAATCAAACGGCGAGACCTGGGAGATCGAACTCGATCGGGAAGAAGGTGAAGATTTCGGGCTCGGATTCGAACAGATCGTGCCGCGCCAATGCGCCAACGAATGTCTTTTCTGCTTCTGCAAGGGAAATCCCGAAGACGCGCGTCCGTCGCTTTTCGTGCGCGACGAAGATATCCGGCTCTCGTTTTTGTACGGGAATTACACGACGCTCTCGTCGATCACGCCCGACGAGATGAAGCGGATCGTCGAACAACGCCTGTCGCCGCAGTACGTTTCGGTCCACGCGACGGATCTCAAGACGCGTGCCTATCTGCTTGGTGTCGATGAAAAACGGGCGGACATTTCCGACAAACTTCAGTTTCTTTTGGACAACGATATCGAGATCCACGCGCAGGTCGTACTCTGTCCGACGATCAATGACGGCGCACAGCTTGAGAAGACGCTGCGCGATCTGGCGGCGAGCTATCCGAAGGTTATCTCGACGGCCGTCGTTCCGGTCGCGCTGACGCGCTACAACAAAGACGACCGACTGACGCGCGTGACGCCAGAATTCTGTCGCGCGACGATCAAGCAAGTCGAGAAGCTGCAGAAGGAATTTCGCAAAGAGCTGGGCGCAACGTTCGCTTTTCTCGGTGACGAGATCTACATTAAGGCGGGCGCACCGATCCCTTCGCGGCGGCATTACGGAAACTATCCGCAGATCGAAGACGGCGTCGGGATGATCCGTTCGTTTCTGAACAGGTTCGAGAAGCTTGTCGGAACCTTGAATGGCGGCGGCGCATTGACGAAACGCTCCAATCGAATCGACGCCCGGACCCATCTCGCCGCGTTCGTGCCGGAAAATCTAAAATCCAAAATCCAAAATCCAAAATCGAAAACCGGATCGATCCTGACCGGCGAAATGTTCGCGCCGATCCTCAGAACCGAAATCGAAAAGATCAATGCTTTGACGGGCGCGAGATTGAGCGTCCTTGCGGTTCCCAACACGTATTTCGGCGGTGATGTTTCGGTCTCGGGCCTGCTCACCGGACAGGATTATCTGGCCGTCAGGGGACAGGTCACGGGCGATTTTGTGATTATCCCGAAACATACGATCAAATCGGACGAACCGATTTTGCTCGACGGAATGACGTTCGACCAACTGAAGGAATCGTTCGAAGTTCCGATCTATGCCTTCGATCTTGAGGAACTCGCCGCCTTTGCGTTGAAGCTAAAGTAGACTTTTCAGTCGCTTGCACGACGTGACCAACTGCGATCGCTGATTCTCGGCCTCGCTAAATCTCCCGCCACGAATTTCCGCGAGCAGTGCTGTCGCGCCTGTTTCGATCTCTTTCGCCGATTCTTTGTGGACCGGATCTTCGACGTCTTCGATCATACGTGCCGCGTGATGCGCAAGATCGCACCTTTGGGTGTTCCCCAGATCTTCGACCCGGTTGCTGTTAAGTTCGGTGATAAGTAGCGAGATCCGCGTGAACGGACTGAGTCCTTTTGCCATTCGAAAAACTCCTTTCGTTTTGTGGCCAAAAGTCACTCAATGCGGCGATCTCCGTTTGATATGAGAAAAGAAGCGAGCCAGTCTTCGTTCGAGTCTGAGCCTAGGTCAAGCGGCGGGCGTTGTCAAATTCAGGTTCCCGTCGAACCGTCGACGCTGTGCTTCGAATCGTCGGAAATATCGATCTCGGTCCAGTTTAGGCGCTTGACGAACTTTCGTTTGCGGACGTCGCAATCGGTTTTCGTGCAGATCTCGCAGGACGATTCAACGCAGGGGTCGGTGTGAACAAACATCTCGATGCTCTCGCCGAATTTGGTGTCAATCAGCCGTTCGAGATCGTCGACGTCTTCGTGCGCATCTCGTGTGGTCAGATACCACGGCACCGTCAGATGGCAGTCGATGTGCAGCGTGTTGCCGTATTTGATGATGCGGAGATTATGGAGGTCGATCCAATTGTCGCGGCGCGATTCTTCGAGGGTCGCGACGACCCTTTTCAGAAGTTCTTCGTCGGCCTCGTCCATAATCCCCGCGATCGAACCGCGGAGAATCTTGTAACCGGTGTAGATGATCACGCCGCCGAAGATCAGCGCGACCACGCTGTCAAGCCAGGCGAGTTTCGTAAACAGGATCAGGATGAGTCCGATGATGATGCCGATCGTTGAGTATGTGTCGGACTGCAAATGCTTTCCGCTCGCGACGAGGGCCAGTGAATTGTTCTTTTTGCCTTTTCTGACGGCAATGGCACCGACACCGTAATTGACGAAGGCCGTAATCGTGACGAGGATGATTCCGTAATCGAGCGAACCGATCTCGTGCGGGTGCCAGAGGTTATTGATGGCTTCATAAATGATCACGAGACCGGCGACGGCGATCAGTGTTCCCTCGATCGCCGCCGAGACGAATTCGACCTTGCCGTGACCGTAGGGGTGATTCGCGTCGCGCGGCTGGGCCGAAAGATAAAGACTGTAAAGCCCGACGAAGCCGGCGGTGACGTTGATCGTGCTCTCAAGCGCGTCGGTCAGGATCGCTACCGAATTCGTCAGATACCACGCGATGAATTTGATAACGAACAGCGCAACCCCGACCGCGGCGACGATCTTTTGAAAATTGTAGTTTTCTCGTGAGACTTCCAAGCTAATTTGATTGTAGATCGTTGAGCGCGAATTGTTAATTTCGGATTCAAGATTCAAGAAAGATTTCAGATTCCGGATTCCAGGTATCCGGATTCCAGCGTTTAGGATTCCAGATTCCAGGATTCCAGGATTCCAGGATTCCAGGATTCCAGATTCCAGATTCAAGATTTCAGATTCCAAGAATTCAAGATTCCAAGAATTCAAGAATGATTCAAGATTCCAGGATTCCAGGATTCCAAGAGCCTGTCGGAAAAATCGATTCAGTGTGCGGAGCAAACGCACATACGATAGCACCACGCGAAGCGGAGCGGAACGTGGTGTCAGCCGCGATCACCTCCAGCGAGCGTGTGAAACACGCGGAACTGTTGCAAAAACGAGAGTTACGCGTGTTACACACGCTTAGGACGTCGGTTAGACAAGCCACCACGTTCCGCTCCGCTTCACGTGGTGTTATCGCAAGTTCGCGTGCTTCGCACGCTTGAAGAAGTAATGCCCGTTCCCAAACGGCTTTCTCCGACAGGTTCCCAAGATCCAGATTCAAGATCCAAGATTCCAAGGATTCCAAATCCAGATTCCAAATTCCAGATTCCAGATCCGAATTCAAGATTCCAGAATTTCAAGGGTTCCAGATTGGGATCCCGAATCGCGTTGCAATCGCGTCGAGTCGGTACCATCTGCGGTAGCGGATGGTTGGTTGCGGCACTCGCGGACCGCAGTATTGATACCAACCTATCTTCAACCATCCGCTACCGCAGATGGTACCGACTCGTCCCGACCCCGCATACAAAGAACCCGTGGGTTTTTCAAAGCTCCAGATTCAAGATTCCAGATTGAAGGATCTCGAGTCCGGGCGTTTTAGATTTCTTGAATCGTGGAATCTGGAATCTTGGAATCGAAAATCCCAAATCCCAAATCCCAAATCCCAAATCCCAAATCCCAAATCCCAAATCAGCGGTTCTTGACCGCGATGATCTCGGCCGCGATCGATATGGCGATCTCTTCAGGCGTTCGGCTGTTGATCGGAAGCCCGATCGGCGTCCGGATCCGTTTTAGCCGTTCGCCTTCGAAACCCTCCTTTTTCAATGAGTTCAGCAGAACCTTCATCTTGGCCTTGCTTCCCAAAACCCCGAAGTATTTGAAGTTCTTGTCAACAAGGCGACGGATGACGATCTCGTCGAAGCGGTATCCGAGCGTCATTGCGACGACGTAATGGTCCTCGCCGGAGTCGATCATCTGGTCGATCGACTCGTATGAGTCAATGATCGTTTTGCGATCCGCGAAGACGTTCTTCTCGACCGTGTTGAGTTCGTTTCGGTCATCGAACAACTCGATGTGAAAATCGAGTTTCGCCATCAACTCCGAAAGTGCAAGCGCGCAATGCCCGCCGCCGACGATGAAAAGTCTCGGCTTTCGACCGATCGTTTCTTCATAAACGAACTTCGAAGCTCCGCCCTTAGAAGTTCCGCCGTATGGAGTTCCGCCTTCAGGCGGCCCTTCCTCCGCCACCCAGAACCCGATTTCCGACGAACCGAAGTCATCGGAGATCGCCAGCCCGCGTTCAGTGATCTTGAACCGGATCACCCGCGATTCGCCGAGCGCGTCGCAAATCGCACGTACCGTCGGCAGATCACCCGCGTCGAGCGCGCAGACGATCACCGTCTGGCTTCCCGAGCAGATCATCCCGCTCGCGTCCGGAACATTCGGCCGGTGAACAAGCGTTTGGATTTTGGATTTTGGATTTTGGACTTCGGATTCGTCGGTGCGATCGTTGCGCGCTTGATCGACGAGCGCAACCTCCATCACACCGCCGCCGATCGAGCCAATCATTTCGTCATCGGCGACAACCATTTTGAATCCCGCGCGGCCGGGCGAACTGCCTGAACTCTCGGCGACGACGATCAAGATCGCGCGTTCGCCCGAATCCAGACGTTCGCGGGCAAAGTTCCAGAGTTCCGATTCAAACCTCATTCGATGCATTTTACTTCGTTTTCTGTCTGATCGCGACGGGTACTCGGACGTTGCCCGAACTGCGGGCCAACGCCGGAGCGCGGGTTGAAGAAGGCCAGATTGTGCGTTAAGGAAGTGTCTTTCCCGCGAAATACGCCAAAGGCGCGAAAAATGGCATTCTTTCACCTTGTTCTTCGGAAAATTCGCGGGAAGTTCCTTCAACCCAGATTACTCATTAAACTCAATTTCCCGCGAAATACCCAAAAACAACATCAAAAATGGCATTTTTGCGGTTTTGGCGTGTTTCGCCGGAAAGAGATTTTCTATTACGTAATTTGGGTTCAAATGCGTAAATTCGGATTTGGCCGACCGTTACGATCCGTACAGATTCATCAGGATCTTTTCCGGAGTCAACGGCGCGTCGAATGGCGGCAAACTCTCTTGATTGAATGCTTTGACGGCTTCGCGGAGGGCGAAATAGGCGCCGATGCCGTACATCAGGGGCGGTTCGCCGACGGCCTTTGAATTGAAAACCGCGAGATTTTCCTTGAGATTATCCAGCGAGACCACCTCGATCGTTTTCGGAGCCGAGTAAACATCGGGAATCTTGTAGGTTGAGAGCGCGTTCGAACGCAAACGGCCGATTTCATCGTAAACGACCTCTTCCATCGTCATCCAGCCGATTCCCTGAACGATGCCGCCCTCGATCTGACCGAGGTCGACCGCCGGGTTCATCGATTGACCGAAGTCGTGGCAAACCTTGACGTAATCGAATTCGTAGGTTCCGCGAAGGCAATCGACCGTAACGCCGACGATCGCCGTTCCATAAACGTGATATGCGAACGGATGGCCTTTGGCAACCGACCAGTCGAAACCGATTCCCGGCGTCGCGTAATGTGCGTGCTCGCTGAGATTGACGCGTCGCAAATGCGCCTCGTTCACAAGTTCGACCCAGCTCGGAGCGCTTGGAGTTCCGCCTTCAGGCGGCCTTCCAACCATCGATGCCTCAACTTCCTTTAGCCTTTCAAGAATCGTCCCGCAGGCGATCGCCGTCGCCTTGCCGTTCAGATCGGCCGCCGCCGAAGCCGCCGTCGGCGACGTGTTGGCGATCCGCAAAGTATTGGTCGTGTGGACCTTGATAAATCCGATCGGGATGCCGAAGACGTTCGCCGCGACCTGTGCGATCTTGGTGTTCACGCCCTGTCCCATTTCGACCGCGCCGGTCGAAACCGCGACCGTTCCGTCGGTGTAAACGTGGACCAGCGAACGCGCCTGGTTCATCGGCGTTTTAGTGAACGAGATCCCGAAACAGACGGGCTGGATGGCGACGCCTTTTTTCAGATACTTGCTCGATGCATTGAATTCAAACGCATCGCGTTTGAGACGTTCGAATTCGTATTTCGCGTCGGCCTGCATCCAGCTTGTTTCGGCCTCGGATTCAGCGATCTGGCCGTACGGGAATTCGTCGCCGGTCTTTAGGAGATTGCGGCGTTGGACCTCGTCTTTCGCGACGCCGAGCTTCTCGGCAGCGTGCGCGATCGCCGATTCGATGACGAACATTCCCTGCGGTCCGCCGAATCCCCGAAAAGCCGTGTTCGGCGGCAGGTTCGTCTTGCAAGAATAGGCGACGGCCGAAACGTTCGGGATAAAATACGAGTTCGAGCAGTGGAAAAGCGTGCGTTCGAGAACCGGAAGCGAGAGGTCGCACGCCGCGCCTGCGTTTTGGAAGAAGGTCACGTCATACGCGACGATCTTCAGATCGGCATCGAGCCCGATTCTGTAATCGGCCGAGTACGGATGCCGTTTTCCGGTCATCCGCATATCATCCATCCTGTGCAGCGCGAATTTCACCGGACGCCTTGTGATCTGTGTGCCGACGGCGCAAATGGCCGCCCAAGCGTTTGCCTGATCTTCCTTGCCCCCGAAGCCGCCGCCGAGTCTCGTCACGTCGACCTCGATCAGATTCATCGGCAGCGCCGTAACCCTCGCAACCGCGCGCTGGACCGCCGTCGGACCCTGTGTCGACGAATAAACGCGGATTCCGTCGCTCTCGGCCGGAATCGTAAAGGCGCCCTGAGTTTCGATGTACAGATGCTCCTGGCCGCCCGAATGGGTGCGGCCTTCGAAAACGTGCGCGCAGCTCTTGAGTGCCGATTCGGCGTCGCCGAGTTTGAATCGTTTCGGCGGCGCGATCAGGCTGTTTCTTGCAAATGCCTCGCGTTCATCGGTGATCGCTTCGAGCGGTTCGATCTCGACCGAGATCAGTTTCGCCGCGGCACGCGCCTGCTCGTCCGTTTCGGCGAGCACGATGGCGATCGGCATTCCGCAGAAATGAACTTCGTCTTCCGCAAGCAGGGGTTCGTCCGGCAAGATGCCGCCGATCTGATTCTCGCCGACAAGATCCTTTGCGGTGATAACCCGTGCGACGCCTTTTGCAGTTTCCGCTTTGCTCGTGTTGAGGGCCGTGATTCGACCGTGGGCAACCGGCGAGTCGAAAACGCACGCGAAAAGCGTCCCTTCGACGACCGGAATATCGTCGAGATAAACCGATTCGCCGCGTACATATGATTTTGAGTCAAGGTTTTTCATTACGAATTAGATGGTAGACGGTAGACGGTAGACGGTAGAGGGTAGACGGTAGACGGTAGAGGGTAGACGGTAGACGGTAGACGGTAGAGGGTAGACGGTAGACGGTAGAGGGTAGACGGTAGAGGGTAGACGGTAGACGGTAGACGGTAGACGGTAGACCGCCAACCTCTCACTGCTCACCTCTCACCTCTCACCTCTCACTGCTCACCTCTCACTGCTCACCTCTCACTGCTCACCTCTCACTGCTCACCTCTCACTGCTCACCTCTCACCGCTCACCTCTCATTGCTCACCTCTCACTCACT is a genomic window of Acidobacteriota bacterium containing:
- a CDS encoding DUF512 domain-containing protein, whose amino-acid sequence is MYEFAVTPAVTQVRRAGVIITDVAPDSLGVELGLESGDRIVKVNGRSIRDYLDFRFQTSGETELEFTVKKSNGETWEIELDREEGEDFGLGFEQIVPRQCANECLFCFCKGNPEDARPSLFVRDEDIRLSFLYGNYTTLSSITPDEMKRIVEQRLSPQYVSVHATDLKTRAYLLGVDEKRADISDKLQFLLDNDIEIHAQVVLCPTINDGAQLEKTLRDLAASYPKVISTAVVPVALTRYNKDDRLTRVTPEFCRATIKQVEKLQKEFRKELGATFAFLGDEIYIKAGAPIPSRRHYGNYPQIEDGVGMIRSFLNRFEKLVGTLNGGGALTKRSNRIDARTHLAAFVPENLKSKIQNPKSKTGSILTGEMFAPILRTEIEKINALTGARLSVLAVPNTYFGGDVSVSGLLTGQDYLAVRGQVTGDFVIIPKHTIKSDEPILLDGMTFDQLKESFEVPIYAFDLEELAAFALKLK
- a CDS encoding aldehyde dehydrogenase family protein; this translates as MSKTKESKKKTTKTPTYHNYIAGEWVKSSSGEWFENLNPADTTDVVGRFPKSNAEDVNRAVDAAKSAATRWRRTPAPKRAEILFRLGEILRENKDEFTRQMTREMGKVLKEAGGDVQEAIDCTYYTAGEGRRLHGFTTPAEMPNKFAMCVRQPVGVCGLITPFNFPMAIPSWKLIPALVCGNTVVIKSGEDVPLSTINLVKACEEAGIPKGVVNVVNGFGDAGAALVRHHDVRLISFTGSTDTGRIIAEKCAADNKIVSLEMGGKNAIIVMDDADIDNAVDGSLWGAFGTSGQRCTASSRLVVHKKIYKKFCEKLVERVKKLKVGNGLDPKTEVGPVINQKQMEKILGYIEIGQKEDKATLAVGGSRLTKGDYKNGWFIEPTVFTNVDRNHRVGQEEIFGPVTSVIPFSTLEEAIDIVNDVKYGLSSAIYTQDVNQAFYAMQELYTGICYVNSATIGAEVHLPFGGTKGTGNGHREAGTQVLDIFSEWKALYIDYSGKLQKAQIDEVEI
- the ald gene encoding alanine dehydrogenase — its product is MKIGLPKEIKDNEYRVGLTPAGVNALTNSGHEVFVQRTAGQGSGFSDENYVNAGGILLDTADEVWATGDMIVKVKEPIAPEYPRMREDQVLFTYLHLAPEFELTKQMMNRKVTGVAYETITDKLGRLPLLTPMSEVAGRMSVQVGATYLEKMNGGRGILLGGVPGVPAANVVIIGGGVVGTEAAKMAVGLGAHVTIIDINLDRLRQLDDIFLSKVQTLASSRYAIREAISHADLVIGGVLVVGAAAPKLVTRDMLKDIPNGAVLVDVAVDQGGCFETTHATTHSNPTFYEEGVLHYCVANMPGAVPRTSTFALTNATLPYALALANKGFAQAIADDAGLKEGVNTFAGKCTYEAVATSQNIEYTPLDDLLG
- a CDS encoding response regulator, which codes for MATSNKKRILLAEDDSSMRRFIAIILTKAGYAVDLAEDGLVAMELINKNVFDAVVADAIMPNLSGYELCRLIQARPESRPLPCVILSGLEENANDGRFSDAFLTKDTNLQETLLRTLERLIGNEKID
- a CDS encoding XdhC family protein; translated protein: MRFESELWNFARERLDSGERAILIVVAESSGSSPGRAGFKMVVADDEMIGSIGGGVMEVALVDQARNDRTDESEVQNPKSKIQTLVHRPNVPDASGMICSGSQTVIVCALDAGDLPTVRAICDALGESRVIRFKITERGLAISDDFGSSEIGFWVAEEGPPEGGTPYGGTSKGGASKFVYEETIGRKPRLFIVGGGHCALALSELMAKLDFHIELFDDRNELNTVEKNVFADRKTIIDSYESIDQMIDSGEDHYVVAMTLGYRFDEIVIRRLVDKNFKYFGVLGSKAKMKVLLNSLKKEGFEGERLKRIRTPIGLPINSRTPEEIAISIAAEIIAVKNR
- a CDS encoding trypsin-like peptidase domain-containing protein, which produces MRFCGKTFLVFVAVSVLAVSAIAQTGVERSRAAAITPEKLSSSFAEVAKSVESAVVNIDTRSKSSEIGIKDNSGGKADGIDEMLRRQERRQSVAVGSGFIFDKSGFIVTNSHVVEDAARIFVQLPGGEEFVATLVGIDEETDLAVLKIDAGRELPVLRFADSETSRVGDWVLAFGSPFGLANTVTAGIISQVKRETPGTPLRPFQKFIQTDAAINRGNSGGPLVNMNGEVIGINSQIATSTGDSNGIGFALPSNEAARVLRQIVEYGKVRRGYLGVNMDSVKAEFAKVYGLDEARGAVITNISDKRSAAAVAGLLAGDIILEVDGKRIADAQDLIEKVAASAPDQTVEMTIIREAGAKLERMSLPVKLGERPTVTKQLPNSERRVLPVDGRTEPLNPFGLTMSELTPTIAAAYKIEGQKGVVVKTISPTSFIADVRAANGDDALREGDVIVRVNRVPVTDLKTFNDVAGKLKKGDAVVLNVLSVNAARVSVPKIVQFTVR
- a CDS encoding cation transporter; this encodes MEVSRENYNFQKIVAAVGVALFVIKFIAWYLTNSVAILTDALESTINVTAGFVGLYSLYLSAQPRDANHPYGHGKVEFVSAAIEGTLIAVAGLVIIYEAINNLWHPHEIGSLDYGIILVTITAFVNYGVGAIAVRKGKKNNSLALVASGKHLQSDTYSTIGIIIGLILILFTKLAWLDSVVALIFGGVIIYTGYKILRGSIAGIMDEADEELLKRVVATLEESRRDNWIDLHNLRIIKYGNTLHIDCHLTVPWYLTTRDAHEDVDDLERLIDTKFGESIEMFVHTDPCVESSCEICTKTDCDVRKRKFVKRLNWTEIDISDDSKHSVDGSTGT